A single Notoacmeibacter ruber DNA region contains:
- a CDS encoding GGDEF domain-containing protein, with the protein MRFHKSELAYFAFTFALLIAGALLVTALYGSDELSSNSGLRAMTHGALAVQGAALLFGTLYIYPLLRSHAREEHKLRMMTENLSERSETLEHVALTDGLTGMQNRRYFDDALREYMEEFARIERPLGLMILDLDHFKSVNDTHGHDVGDQVLRGVAEVLKDFTRYHDVVARLGGEEFAVVAPNMDHNTLPAFADRLRRAVAGVDIRTDNIHLRVTASIGLAVWSGGETAEELYRRADRMLYEAKRQGRNRICA; encoded by the coding sequence ATGCGCTTCCATAAATCCGAATTGGCTTATTTTGCGTTTACGTTCGCCCTTCTGATCGCGGGGGCGTTGCTCGTCACGGCTCTGTATGGATCGGACGAACTTTCATCGAACAGCGGACTTCGCGCGATGACTCACGGCGCGCTGGCCGTTCAGGGCGCCGCTCTTCTTTTCGGAACACTCTACATCTATCCGCTTCTTCGCTCGCATGCGCGCGAAGAGCACAAGTTGCGCATGATGACGGAGAATCTCTCAGAGCGCAGTGAGACGCTTGAGCACGTCGCGCTGACCGACGGCCTGACTGGTATGCAGAACCGGCGCTATTTCGATGATGCGCTGCGTGAATATATGGAAGAGTTCGCGCGGATCGAACGGCCATTAGGGCTGATGATCCTGGATCTCGATCATTTCAAGAGCGTCAATGACACCCATGGACACGATGTCGGTGACCAGGTTTTGCGGGGTGTTGCGGAAGTCCTCAAGGATTTCACGCGCTATCACGATGTTGTTGCGCGTCTCGGCGGGGAGGAGTTCGCCGTCGTCGCTCCGAATATGGATCACAATACACTGCCGGCCTTCGCGGATCGGCTGCGCCGTGCGGTGGCCGGCGTCGATATCAGGACCGATAACATCCATCTGCGGGTCACGGCGTCTATCGGGCTAGCCGTTTGGTCGGGCGGTGAAACCGCCGAAGAACTCTATCGCCGCGCTGACCGGATGCTCTATGAGGCCAAGCGTCAGGGGCGTAACCGTATCTGCGCCTAA